In Musa acuminata AAA Group cultivar baxijiao chromosome BXJ2-10, Cavendish_Baxijiao_AAA, whole genome shotgun sequence, a genomic segment contains:
- the LOC135625574 gene encoding KH domain-containing protein HEN4-like: MEGPKRPLDLSSAAAAAAAGEPNPASPSPSSSSSSSASASKRRHPPSARVPFRSPPPLKPSSVQIIFRILCPGDKSGGVVGKGGAFLRRCREETGARIRVEDPVPGSDERVVVVVAEAQPKRWAEAGGGEAEADASPAQRALIRVFERILRVDEDGLGEGIDGGGGGTKEKGMHGLVLCRLLAQGNQVGSVLGKGGKVVEKIRQGSGAQVRVFGKDQVPTCASAGDELIHISGSFSSVKKALLSVSSCLQDYQRTEPTSSARTVPLVPMDPYAHWNYLPSPHVSEYHFRGYAPNPGPEISPSSQRKVEVVFRMLCSNDKVWSIIGKGGIVIRTMQNETGASIKIADPVSDSDERVITISAHEISELCRSPAQDAVLRVHSRLSEMLDKGSAVAARLLVPSHQIGCLLGKGGAVIAEMRRATGASIRIFLKEQVPKCAQPNDEVVQVTGTFQSVQDALLLITSRIRDIIFPFKTYSSAGIGQSAHATYEMPFVLPTARHELTPSGANPPVSISDSADHAVGFHNTLDRQHPVSQSVDQLGVDRGSYGNETTRPCPPATDCAAPTLTPEVVNSGNTRRNQDAGTSLDFESGLIGSGSQANVVRSKTVEVVVPQQYLGFVYGDNGSNLADLREISGAKVAVRDPNPGATEGAVTISGTIEQTRTAQSLLHAFILCGLEHN, encoded by the exons ATGGAAGGCCCCAAGCGCCCCCTCGACctatcctccgccgccgccgccgctgctgccggcGAGCCCAACCCCGCCTCcccctccccttcctcctcctcatcctcctctgctTCCGCGTCCAAGCGCCGCCACCCCCCCTCCGCCAGGGTCCCCTTCCGGTCCCCTCCCCCGCTGAAGCCTTCCTCCGTCCAGATCATATTCCGTATCCTTTGCCCCGGTGACAAGTCCGGCGGCGTCGTTGGCAAGGGTGGCGCCTTCCTACGCCGGTGCCGGGAGGAGACCGGTGCCAGGATCCGCGTCGAGGACCCCGTCCCGGGCTCGGACGAACGCGTGGTCGTTGTTGTCGCCGAGGCCCAGCCGAAGAGGTGGGCGGAGGCCGGCGGAGGAGAGGCGGAGGCGGATGCCTCGCCGGCTCAGCGCGCGTTGATTAGGGTTTTTGAGCGGATACTTAGGGTCGACGAGGACGGGCTTGGGGAGGGAattgatggaggaggaggaggtaccAAGGAGAAGGGAATGCATGGGTTGGTACTTTGCCGGCTGCTGGCGCAGGGCAACCAAGTAGGTTCCGTTCTAGGGAAAGGTGGGAAAGTTGTCGAGAAGATCAGACAGGGGAGTGGAGCTCAAGTTAGGGTTTTTGGGAAGGATCAGGTGCCAACATGTGCCTCTGCTGGTGATGAGCTGATCCAT ATAAGTGGGAGTTTCTCTTCTGTAAAGAAAGCTCTTCTATCTGTGTCGAGTTGTTTACAAGACTACCAGAGGACAGAACCGACTAGTTCTGCCAGAACTGTTCCCCTTGTACCTATGGACCCTTATGCTCATTGGAACTACTTGCCCAGCCCTCATGTATCAGAGTATCATTTTCGAGGTTATGCACCAAATCCAGGACCAGAAATCAGTCCATCCAGCCAGAGGAAGGTTGAGGTTGTATTTAGAATGCTATGCTCAAATGACAAAGTTTGGAGCATTATTGGGAAAGGCGGTATTGTTATTCGGACAATGCAAAATGAAACTGGTGCTTCAATTAAGATTGCAGACCCTGTGTCAGATTCAGATGAAAGGGTTATTACAATATCTGCACATGAG ATTTCAGAATTATGTCGATCTCCTGCGCAAGATGCTGTACTTCGTGTTCATTCTAGACTTTCAGAGATGCTTGACAAAGGCTCTGCTGTGGCTGCAAGACTGCTTGTTCCTTCACACCAAATTGGATGTTTATTAGGTAAAGGTGGTGCAGTAATTGCTGAAATGAGACGAGCTACTGGGGCTAGTATCCGGATCTTTTTGAAGGAACAAGTTCCCAAATGTGCTCAACCAAATGATGAAGTTGTTCAG GTAACAGGTACCTTTCAGTCTGTTCAGGATGCATTGCTTCTAATTACTAGCAGGATTCGGGATATTATCTTCCCGTTCAAAACTTATTCAAGTGCGGGAATAGGCCAGTCGGCTCATGCAACATATGAAATGCCTTTTGTTTTGCCTACAGCAAGACATGAACTGACCCCTTCCGGAGCTAACCCCCCAGTAAGTATTTCTGATAGTGCAGATCATGCTGTTGGTTTCCACAACACTCTAGATAGGCAACATCCTGTCTCACAAAGTGTAGATCAACTTGGGGTTGATCGAGGTTCTTATGGCAATGAGACAACAAGACCTTGCCCCCCTGCCACTGATTGTGCTGCCCCTACATTGACTCCTGAG GTAGTGAATAGTGGAAATACCAGAAGAAATCAGGATGCTGGAACAAGCTTAGATTTTGAAAGTGGGCTGATTGGAAG TGGCAGCCAGGCCAATGTAGTAAGAAGCAAAACTGTTGAAGTTGTAGTTCCTCAGCAATATCTTGGATTTGTTTATGGTGATAATGGCAGTAACCTTGCTGACTTAAGAGAG ATATCAGGGGCAAAGGTTGCAGTCCGTGATCCAAATCCTGGGGCCACCGAAGGAGCGGTCACCATATCTGGGACCATCGAGCAGACCCGAACTGCGCAAAGTCTTCTCCATGCTTTTATCTTATGTGGGCTAGAGCACAACTGA